A section of the Triticum dicoccoides isolate Atlit2015 ecotype Zavitan chromosome 7A, WEW_v2.0, whole genome shotgun sequence genome encodes:
- the LOC119332614 gene encoding transcription repressor OFP13-like: MVKKLGLTSLIFSSKQVDSAASTSGAAPSSVASSSMSATSWQWPSCKQPRTLSFRQQQHHQTAYKTMNSAYLPDSGADSCFSNSFASVGDSLSTASEAASGLVEANERETVIRALRSGRLFFEPHATPATSSSILDEANLKVKDSDTTTVTTCCGSGKVDKTAPFEGATALTMDSSNPYRDFRASMEEMVMSHGVKDWCWLEKMLGWYLRANGKSTHGLIVGAFVDLLVALSDTASPSSPTTASTNRSSSFSGTDEIKEEEG, encoded by the coding sequence ATGGTGAAGAAGCTTGGCCTAACATCCCTCATCTTCAGCAGCAAGCAGGTGGACAGTGCTGCCAGTACCAGTGGCGCTGCACCTTCCTCCGTGGCCTCGTCCTCCATGTCTGCCACCTCGTGGCAATGGCCGTCCTGCAAGCAGCCAAGGACCCTCTCCTTCAGGCAGCAGCAGCACCACCAGACGGCGTACAAGACCATGAACTCGGCCTACTTGCCAGACTCCGGCGCGGACTCGTGCTTCTCCAACTCCTTCGCCTCGGTCGGCGACAGCCTCTCCACGGCGTCCGAGGCCGCCTCCGGGCTCGTTGAGGCCAACGAGCGAGAGACGGTCATCCGCGCCCTGCGCTCCGGCCGCCTCTTCTTCGAGCCCCACgcaacgccggccacctcctcctccatcctcgACGAGGCCAACCTGAAGGTGAAGGACAGCGACACTACCACCGTTACCACCTGCTGCGGCAGCGGGAAGGTCGACAAGACGGCGCCATTCGAGGGAGCGACGGCGCTGACCATGGACTCGTCGAACCCGTACCGCGACTTCCGGGCGTCCATGGAGGAGATGGTAATGAGCCATGGCGTCAAGGACTGGTGCTGGTTGGAGAAGATGCTGGGGTGGTACCTCAGGGCCAACGGCAAGAGCACCCACGGCCTCATCGTCGGCGCCTTCGTCGACCTGCTCGTCGCGCTCAGCGACACCGCCTCGCCGTCCTCCCCGACCACCGCCAGCACCAACCGCTCGTCCTCCTTCAGCGGCACCGACGAGATCAAGGAGGAAGAAGGATGA